The following coding sequences are from one Ovis canadensis isolate MfBH-ARS-UI-01 breed Bighorn chromosome 7, ARS-UI_OviCan_v2, whole genome shotgun sequence window:
- the LOC138444101 gene encoding olfactory receptor 11H12-like has product MNISEPDSSFAFIREFILLGFSYEWKIQSLLFSLCLTIYALSITGNGAIICALWCDQRLHIPMYIFLGNFSFLEIWYVSSTVPKMLVNFLSDKKTISFVGCFLQFYFFFSLGTTECLHLTVMAFDRYLAICRPLHYPNIMTGHLCTKLVLICWVCGFLWFLIPIVLISRMPFCGPNIIDHVVCDPGPLFALACVSAPKTELLCYSLSSIVIFGNFLFILGSYTLVLTAVLHMPSATGRQKAFSTCGSHLAVVSLFYGSLMVMYVSPGLRHSAGMQKVAILFYAMVTPLFNPFIYSFRNKEIKAALRKLLGSFNVM; this is encoded by the coding sequence atgaacatctctgagccagATTCCAGCTTTGCTTTCATAAGAGAATTTATACTCCTAGGTTTTTCTTATGAGTGGAAGATTCAGAGCCTCCTCTTCTCACTCTGCCTTACAATATATGCTCTGAGCATAACAGGGAATGGGGCCATTATTTGTGCTTTATGGTGTGACCAGCGACTCCACATCCCCATGTACATATTCCTGGGGAATTTCTCCTTTCTAGAGATCTGGTATGTCTCTTCTACAGTCCCCAAGATGTTGGTCAACTTCCTCTCAGATAAAAAGACCATCTCCTTTGTTGGATGTTTcctacagttttatttctttttttccttgggaACGACTGAATGCTTGCATTTGACCGTTATGGCCTTTGATCGGTACCTTGCTATCTGCCGTCCCTTGCACTACCCTAATATCATGACTGGACATCTCTGTACCAAACTGGTCCTTATCTGCTGGGTCTGTGGATTTCTGTGGTTCCTGATCCCCATTGTTCTCATTTCTCGGATGCCCTTCTGTGGACCAAATATCATTGACCATGTTGTGTGTGACCCAGGGCCACTGTTCGCATTGGCATGTGTCTCTGCCCCCAAAACCGAATTGCTTTGCTACAGTCTAAGCTCAATAGTTATCTTTGGTAACTTCCTCTTTATCCTCGGGTCCTACACTCTCGTGCTAACAGCTGTGTTGCATATGCCTTCAGCTACTGGGAGACAGaaagccttctccacctgtggGTCTCATCTGGCTGTGGTATCCCTGTTCTATGGCTCTCTCATGGTCATGTATGTGAGCCCAGGGCTCAGACATTCTGCTGGGATGCAGAAAGTTGCAATTTTGTTCTATGCTATGGTGACCCCACTCTTCAATCCCTTTATCTATAGCTTCCGGAATAAGGAGATAAAAGCAGCCTTGAGGAAACTTCTTGGGAGTTTCAACGTAATGTAA
- the LOC138444011 gene encoding olfactory receptor 4K14-like: MNKRNLSVVSEFMLLGLCQSWNKEVLLLLIFFMLYLIIVSGNIVIMILIITDPHLHSPMYFLLANLSFVDMWLSSVTTPKMITDFVRENKTISFGGCMCQILFVHFVGGGEMVLLVVMAYDRYVAICKPLHYSTIMNLQKCIGLVVTSWTIGFVHAMSQMAVIVQLPFCGPREIDSFFCDIPLVIKLACIDSYNLGILMNADSGVLAMTCFVLLLISYTYILLTVRQSSKAGTSRALSTCTAHITVVVLFFGPCIFIYVWPLSITWVDKFLAVFYSVITPLLNPAIYTLRNKEIKNALKRFRSYYLHSKRNTNA, translated from the coding sequence atgaataaaagaaatctGTCTGTAGTATCAGAATTCATGCTTCTGGGACTTTGTCAGTCATGGAATAAGGAAGTCTTACTCTTACTGATATTTTTTATGCTATATTTGATCATTGTATCTGGAAATATTGTCATCATGATCCTAATCATCACTGACCCCCATCTGCATTCCCCCATGTACTTTTTGTTGGCCAACCTGTCTTTTGTTGATATGTGGCTTTCTTCAGTAACTACTCCTAAGATGATTACAGACTTTGTCAGAGAGAACAAGACTATTTCCTTTGGAGGCTGCATGTGCCAGATCCTCTTTGTGCATTTTGTTGGAGGGGGTGAGATGGTGCTATTGGTGGtaatggcctatgaccgctatgtggccatctgcaagccactCCACTATTCAACCATAATGAACCTGCAAAAGTGCATTGGGCTTGTGGTGACTTCCTGGACCATTGGCTTTGTGCATGCCATGAGTCAAATGGCTGTGATTGTGCAATTGCCTTTCTGTGGCCCCAGGGAAATTGACAGCTTTTTCTGTGATATACCACTGGTAATCAAGCTTGCCTGCATAGACTCTTATAACTTGGGAATATTAATGAATGCTGACAGTGGGGTTCTGGCCATGACCTGCTTTGTTCTGCTGCTGATATCCTACACATATATTCTTCTTACTGTTCGCCAAAGCTCTAAAGCTGGTACATCTAGGGCACTCTCTACCTGCACTGCCCACATCACAGTGGTGGTGCTCTTCTTTGGGCCCTGCATCTTCATCTATGTGTGGCCACTCAGCATCACCTGGGTGGACAAATTTCTTGCTGTGTTTTACTCTGTTATTAcacctcttctaaatccagccaTTTATACCCTGAgaaacaaagagataaaaaatgCTCTGAAGAGATTCAGAAGCTACTACCTACATTCCAAGAGGAATACTAATGCCTAA